The sequence tcgtcccttcactttctagtatgtggtttggtcaacatatttcagccacgttattgtgactcctcgtataCTTAAAAAATGTCCTAAGCTGAAGGGTCGTGTTGTTGAATGAAACAACTCAAGGGACTGGTCTGTGAAGGTTCATTATCCCTGTATACTCCTGTTGGAAGTGATACGAATATACCCATGTTGGACGTTAAACGGGTATACCCATGATGGAAATGATCCATGTCTCCTGTACCCAGCACTCTACACCTGAGGAGCATTCTGGTGGCCGCAGCCTAGCACACACCCGGCTCCAACACATACTTTCTAGTGCTGATCAATATTTTCAAACTTTTCAATACTTTTTTGTATACAGCCGCTTTTCATGGGATTTTATACGAATAATTGTCTGAACTGAACAGAATTTTCCCCATTTCTCAATCCGTATTGACAGAGAAATTTTAGGTTATATTTATTTAGGATATTTAGGTGTTATTTTATATTTAGGTTATCCTGACTTGTTCTAGATTGTTTCTAAGAGttcatcaccctcccccccccccacaaccatcaGCCGCCTTAGCGTCGACATATTTCCAAATGCTGCTGTTCACTCATTTGTTCAATAAAATGGATAATCATGATGAACAATAATGGTCTAATTAATTTAACATATCTGTTCACTGGTCCAGAAGAATGCCAATGGCCAATTAAGGTGATTCTTCTTTTTGACGCACAACATAAAGCTGACTATATTGCACATTGCACTAATTAACGCTTCTCACGCGCGAATGGcggcaacagcagctgcctcgtatgggccaataggagctgactcgtatgggccaataggagctgactcgtatgggccaataggagctgactcgtatgggccaataggagctgactcgtatgggccaataggagctgcctcgtatgggccaataggagctgcctcgtatgggccaataggagctgcctcgtatgggccaataggagctgcctcgtatgggccaatagcagctgcctcgtatgggccaataggagctgcctcgtataggctaatagaagctgtctcgtatggatgTTCCTGGAATGTCATACCAGGAACTATAACCTTCTGTCACGCCTCCTGGTCTCTTAAGGAACTATTTCACCTTGTAGAGTTAGATCATCCATATAATAGTTTCCAGATCACATATCTTCCTCGTGTGCATTCTAAGGAATACAGTTTGAATGATTTTAAGAACTCACAATAATTTAAATGATTTAAAACATTTCTGTATATTCTGCaggtctccagctttgaatggagctgttagtgtgcaacaatattctgcCCATGATATCACTACTAACAATTACCATCGTTTGTTTGGTATCTCTAGTTTGGAAAGTTCTTGCTATCCAGCCTTTCATTTATGTGGCTTTATGACAGTTCCTGGAGTAGTTAGATATACCGGAAGTGGTTAAGAAAGATCATTAGCCTCAATTAAGTGAAATCATTTAACTCAAGGCTAACAGGCTACGGTGCAGGATATTTTCATAGATTATGACCTTTTCAGTACTGTCATTATTCTCTACCatgtcaccatcatcatcatcagcatcACTATTCTTGTCATTGTGATTATCACTGTCATTAattcattatcattatcatactcagcatcatcaccatcactgccaccaccatcattatcatCACCATCGTTGTCATCGTCACCATCATTATTATGACCATGACcactatcttcatcaccataCCTGCATCATCACCCGcctcacaccatcaacaccacaactttcactaccttcatcacagtgAAAATAAAACAATACAATAACCGTACTGTATACACAGTATTAATAACATACAAATAATACACCAGAAATACAACATTCAAGCAATACAACAAAGATTCCAGACACATGAAAACTAGCAtgagaaagaaaggcaaattaatgAGAAATATTGCTGTCCATTCTCAGAAGCCTGGGAATTAGATGTGAATATTTCTCAAGCTTTACGGCTTGTGGTAAGTGAGTGCCTTCAGGGAAGTGTGAGAGTGTATGTCATGGTGACTCAGTGTGTTCATCACTCTGGCTCAGTGTGTTCATCACCCTGGCTCAGTGTGTTCATCACCCTGGCTCAGTGTGTTCATCACTCTGGCTCAGTGTGTTCATCACTCTGGCTCAGTGTGTTCATCACCCTGGCTCAGTGTGTTCATCACTCTAGCTCAGTGTGTTCATCACTCTGGCTCAGTGTGTTCATCACTCTTGCTCAGTGTGTTCATCACTCTGGCTCAGTGTGTTCATCACTCTGGCTCAGTGTGTTCATCACTCTAGCTCAGTGTGTTCATCACTCTGGCTCAGTGTGTTCATCACTCTGGCTCAGTGTGTTCATCACCCTGGCTCAGTGTGTTCATCACCCTGGCTTAGTGTGTTCATCACCCTGGCTCAGTGTGTAGTGTATCACTCTGGCTGAGTGTGTAGTGTGTATCACCCTGGCTCAGTGTGTAGTGTCACCCTAGCTGAGTGTGTAGTGTGCATCAGCGTGACTGCGTTCATCCTGGAACAAAATCAATCCTATAacctttttccaatattccaggtCAGATAATTTCAGTACTGTTCATCAGCCTATCAACACATCCCTCAAAAAACACTTTTTGTCACTATTTCATAACCGATCAATTTCACATTCTCTCCCTTCAACACACAATTTTAACAGATTAATCCAATTTCTCTCTTGCGCCACAGATATGCGTCACACACAAGTAAATTCtggtatataataattttttgtaCAGTCACTATTTCACCTGTGACGTGTACGATTGATAGATGAAGAttaaagaggtggcacgggcatgaatagcccgtaaggaacGTCTAAGGACTCAGATGAGATCTTATAGTAGAAGGGGGAGTGTGGAATTAATGGGGGATAGGAGAAATGGGTGTAGGATAaggaagaaaggggggggggctgggaatGAACTAttagaagaaagcgccaagccattacgactatatagcacttgaaaggggccaggataaggatttgggatgagactggggggaaggaatggtgcccaaccacttggacggtcggggattgaacgccgacctgcatgaagcgagaccgtcgctctaccgtcctgcccaagtagcttggggggtggagggggtggagggggggtggagggggtggagggggggagggggggaggggaaccggttggggtgaaggggggagaggagaggttaTGGAGAGTTCCACTTTACTCAGGAAGACATGATCAATACACCTCGTGAGGTGAGCATGACCCGGAAAATAGCATCAATACAGACAGGTGATGTACAGAGGAGTATTACTCTGACGTCACCCCTAGCGACAAGGagcaagggggaggagggggctgAGGAATAAAATAGGGGAGAGGAGAGTGAGGCAAGAATATGGAGCATGCTGTGAGACGGCTTTGAGAAAAGGTAGTTGTAACTAATGATATACAAACATATGTTTATACTATATATacacaaccagaggtggtacctctgGTTGGGTTTGCATGGACCCTTAGCTTTGAAGAAGAGGTTAAGCAGCACCCGGGGCAGCCTTATCAGTCTCCCAAGTGTGCTCACATAATATCTTCTCCTTCCACCCACTTATATATTTGAAATAATCTTTTATTTCAAGCTTTATTACACAAGATAAATTACATACTTGGTTACCAACTTTGTACAAAGTTAGTTTTCACAGACTGTTTAGTTCCAACAAAATATATTCGATGTATATTTTTCCTTTTATTATATACCACTATAAGTATACTCTCCTTGATCTATAATTACCTATTTACTAATGCTAATATAATCGTATGCTCCTTTACTTTTATTCTGTGTATAAGCCCTATACAATTGACTATTTTCAGACAGTTTAATCAGTCTGATTGTCAAATGTGTTCGTCTTGTCCTGAAAATTAGGCGGAACAATGTTACAATCGCCTTCACTTGACATGGATTGTTCCATTTTTGTAACTGACAGTTAAGCTGTTTGAAGACAATGGAAGATAATTATGAATTCTTCTGCCAATTACATCCAGTCCCAACTACCTGACTAAGGATGTTTCTGAACGGTAGGTGCATGTGAGCTGTGAATATTCGCAGGGAATAGTTGCCTCCAAGCTGTGAATATTCTCAGAGAACAGTTGCCTCCAAGCTGTGAATATTCTCAGAGAACAGTTGCCTCCAAGCAGCGAATATTCTCAGAGAACAGTTGCCTCCAATTAGGGAATATTCGCAGAGAACAGTTGCCTCCAATTAGGGAATATTCGCAGAGAACAGTTGCCTCCAAGCAGCGAATATTCGCAGAGAACAGTTGCCCCCAAGCAGGGAATATTCTCAGAGAACAGTTGCCTCCAAGCAGGGAATATTCGCAGAGAACAGTTGCCTCCAAGCAGCGAATATTCGCAGAGAACAGTTGCCTCCAAGCAGGGAATATTCTCAGAGAACAGTTGCCTCCAAGCAGGGAATATTCTCAGAGAACAGTTGCCTCCAAGCAGGGAATATTCTCAGAGAACAGTTGCCTCCAAGCAGGGAATATTCGCAGAGAACAGTTGCCTCCAAGCAGCGAATATTCGCAGAGAACAGTTGCCTCCAAGCAGGGAATATTCTCAGAGAACAGTTGCCTCCAAGCAGGGAATATTCGCAGAGAACAGTTGCCTCCAAGCAGCGAATATTCGCAGAGAACAGTTGCCTCCAATTAGGGAATATTCGCAGAGAACAGTTGCCTCCAAGCAGCGAATATTCGCAGAGAACAGTTGCCTCCAAGCAGCGAATATTCACAGAGAACAGTTGCCTAAAATTAGGGAATATTCGCAGAGAACAGTTGCCTAAAATTAGGGAATATTCGCAGAGAACAGTTGCCTCCAAGCAGCGAATATTCGCAGAGAACAGTTGCCTCCAAGCAGCGAATATTCGCTGAGAACAGTTGCCTCGAAGCAGGGAATATCTGCAGGGAAGAGTGAGAGGGAAGCAGCATTATAAAGCAGCTAGTGTTGGCCTAGAGGGTCGAGAGGAAAGATGAGAGCCTGGCAAGATGCTGTAGTTAGCATGCAGGAGGATGCTGGCGGGAGACGTGGTGGCTCACAGCCCGGCTCCCTGTGGCTGCCCTCTTGTGCTCCTAACACACGTGTtcgcacacatatacatatacatatagatacatatatatgcgCGTACTCTGTCTCTCAAATCCTTATGCTTCTTCTCTCTAacccttctttctctctccctgtttCCCCTCTCATGCAGGCaaacgtaaacacacacacacacacacacacacacacacgttggaagacagaagagttaggggggacatgatcaccacattcaagattctcaagggaatcgacagggttgataaagacaggctatttaacacaaggggcacacgcactaggggacacaggtggaaactgagtgcccaaatgagccacagagatattagaaagaacttttttagtgtcagagtggttgacaaatggaatgcattaggaagcaatgtggtggaggctgactccatacacagtttcaagtgtagatatgatagagcccaatagactcaggaacctgtacacctgttgattgacggttgagaggcgggaccaaagagccagagctcaacccccgaaagcacaactaggtgagtacagactag is a genomic window of Procambarus clarkii isolate CNS0578487 chromosome 8, FALCON_Pclarkii_2.0, whole genome shotgun sequence containing:
- the LOC138360894 gene encoding uncharacterized protein, whose product is MNLSSEQQKVLVNLSSEEEKISVNLSSEQEKVSTNLSSEQEVSVNLSSQQEEVSTNLSSEQEVSTNLSSEKEEVSTNLSSEKEEVSTNLSSEKEEVSTNLSSEKEVSVNLSSKQEEVSTTLRSLQIAAEAVVIGGHFLDSLLFAYWWYMADSHASTRRSPALNGAVSVQQYSAHDITTNNYHRNSCLQAVNILREQLPPSCEYSQRTVASKQRIFSENSCLQLGNIRREQLPPIREYSQRTVASKQRIFAENSCPQAGNILREQLPPSREYSQRTVASKQRIFAENSCLQAGNILREQLPPSREYSQRTVASKQGIFSENSCLQAGNIRREQLPPSSEYSQRTVASKQGIFSENSCLQAGNIRREQLPPSSEYSQRTVASN